The uncultured Methanolobus sp. sequence AGCGTTGTGGAATCCATTATGCCACACCCGATGGACGTGTGATTCCGTTCTGTGCCTATAATACATTGCATCGTCAGAAAGTTGAATCAAAGTTCTCAAAACCGTATAATCCACAGGAAATTGAATTCAGGCATTAAGAATACCGAGGGAAAGAACATATCCGGTTCTTCAGTGTTTTATGGATGCAGAGTGGAATGATCTCAGTCCGACCGATATTTAAGGCGTGGATTCATAATATGCATTAATAAAGTTCCTGCTATTTCGGATGTCTGATCTATGGGAATCATGAAAATAATCATGAAAACCTTGTTAAAGGAAAGGTTCTACAAGGTACAACTGCATACAAAGACGCTTTTTCTTGTCAGTAAGCGTTCTGATCTTCCTTTTTACATAAGGTTACTTTCGGGTTTTGTTGCAATTTACATTTTAAGTCCTATAGATCTGATTCCTGGTTTTGTTCCGATACTGGGTACAATTGATGATATTATCCTTATTCCTCTGGGTTTGATACTGGTCATAAAACTGATTCCCAGGCCTGTTATGAACGAGTGCAGACATATGGCAGAATGCGAACTTTCCGCTAAGGCCACATAAGTTTCCTCCTCTTAAGTTCGTTTTGTTTATCTTTACCTATTTCAA is a genomic window containing:
- a CDS encoding YkvA family protein, which produces MGIMKIIMKTLLKERFYKVQLHTKTLFLVSKRSDLPFYIRLLSGFVAIYILSPIDLIPGFVPILGTIDDIILIPLGLILVIKLIPRPVMNECRHMAECELSAKAT